The Polynucleobacter sp. JS-Mosq-20-D10 region AGTTATTAGAAGAACGATCGCTATTAATAAAACCAGTCGTATACGCTTTTTTTTCTCACCGTATATCAAGAGCGGAACCATAAACACAAAAGAGAGTAAGACAACTGAGAGATAAACTTGCCAGTGTGCACTCAGCGGAAATCCCGCTTGCTCCAATAGGCGTGGTACCACTAAAAACATAGCCACTTGGGTGGCGTTCAAAGCAAACACACCCACATTGAGGCGCATGAGCTCTGGACGCAAAAATACAAGCTTCAATGAATCTTGCTGTGCATAAACTTCAGGCTTGTTATTTGGCAATACAAAATAGGCCACTACCATCGCTGCAGCACCTAAGATTGCCAACACTAAAAACATCCCGCTTAAGCTAATCATGCGATAAAGCGGGGCAGCAACAACCAGCGAAACGGCAAACGATAATGAAATACTAGCGCCGACCAAGGCCATGGCTTGACTGCGCACTTGCTCCCGAGTGAGGTCAGCAACCCAAGCAGAGACCGCTGCAGAAATTGCTCCAGCGCCCATGACGCCCCTCCCAATAGCGATCCAAAGCAAATCGTCCTTTGCTGCGCAAATCAATGCACCAGCAACAAACAAGGAGAGACCCCATAAAACGACTGATTTTCGACCGATTCGATCAGAAAGCCTGCCCAAGGGAATATGGAAGCAGGCCTGAACAATATTGAAAATGCCCAGTGCTAGCCCTATCAGGAGTGCTTGGTCGCCTCCAGGCAAGTCTTTGGCATGGATGCTAAAAACCGGCAAAAGCAGGAA contains the following coding sequences:
- a CDS encoding MFS transporter, whose protein sequence is MNPSELRSTLALAGIFGLRMLGLFLLLPVFSIHAKDLPGGDQALLIGLALGIFNIVQACFHIPLGRLSDRIGRKSVVLWGLSLFVAGALICAAKDDLLWIAIGRGVMGAGAISAAVSAWVADLTREQVRSQAMALVGASISLSFAVSLVVAAPLYRMISLSGMFLVLAILGAAAMVVAYFVLPNNKPEVYAQQDSLKLVFLRPELMRLNVGVFALNATQVAMFLVVPRLLEQAGFPLSAHWQVYLSVVLLSFVFMVPLLIYGEKKKRIRLVLLIAIVLLITAEIIFTQASSVMLIAVALLVYFVGFNLLEALQPSLVTRYAKESKGTALGVYNTTQSIGLFTGAAIGGWLMDAHGNLSVFVMGAALLLCWLIIAWSMRELPAKVVDSKDSTAKA